A genome region from Taeniopygia guttata chromosome 18, bTaeGut7.mat, whole genome shotgun sequence includes the following:
- the PIK3R5 gene encoding phosphoinositide 3-kinase regulatory subunit 5 isoform X1 has protein sequence MKMQHTTCTEDRIHHALERCLHGLGRDAASSRWAAGLCLNCWSLQELVSRDAGNYLILVEKILGKTKEVQDKCDYDLVTPLALLFYSAVLCAPHFPPGSDLLLRAASVYHSFLTWPVPYCDTFRELLTFISNELKAPGITFQRLVRTEQGLPVRNCQSSTVTVLLLNRSEVQSEFLSIARRLSSSEPPRRSTLLLLLQHLYQATFGTRCDLEGLHQLLKAKPLEELSELYASAAEAQEAAAASPDPALARERLQDTLRDIAGAASFPAISGEAQPRKLHPFPIPPARCYTYSWDQDNFDILNDVLSKECSIAEPLASENEEEEEDEDEEEEEEEEDVEPDGGSPEQDSLLAPLSAISSDSVCSALSEEGSRPPRLSLLASSKESISELTAVSRKSLKSFVSSLKDCMDSGYAEDSDESPLDTAGRPDGPAKQRQSLTDRLYRLLRSTGRQLGRHRDRPGPRSPPLRRAESLCAPPAPPRVPARSRRALSLPQHGPAQRWPGPLAPRAPGLPRRPLPGGGGEAAGTLRVVVFGSDRISGKLARAYSRLRLKESSCPSLTRYFRLQFFYVPVKRSGAAPCAPQSHQHHPAPSPGEPPARPQDPSPAGMESSTNDISRYIGLLDPWYERNVLGLLNLPMGVLCQCAKPEAEPQEDSREQLPILADMILYYCRFATRPVPLQLYHTELTFIGGEKRTEVFIHSLELGHSAATRAIKASGPGSKRLGIDGDREAIPLTLQIAYSKTAASGRSHWNDVEKVCTSVRLSKACRRHEELAAKTECLNLTMTEVVKRQNSKSKKSFNQQISVSQIKVDKAQIIGVQSSFAVCLDQDEQKILQSVTRCEISVCYKPRDCDPLAPRGSPVAPQDPSEFQSLLCLPIATFSGALP, from the exons ccggGCTGTGCCTGAACTGCTggagcctgcaggagctggtgagCCGGGACGCCGGTAACTACCTCATCCTGGTGGAGAAGATCCTGGGCAAGACCAAGGAG GTGCAGGACAAGTGTGACTACGACCTGGTGAcgcccctggccctgctcttCTACTCGGCCGTGCTCTGC gCCCCTCACTTCCCACCCGGCTCTGACCTGCTCCTGAGAGCTGCCAGTGTCTACCACAGCTTCCTGACGTGGCCCGTGCCCTACTGTGACACCTTCCGGGAGCTGCTCACCTTCATCAGCAACGAGCTCAAGGCGCCAG GAATCACCTTCCAGAGGCTGGTGAGGACGGAGCAGGGGCTGCCTGTGAGGAACTGCCAGAGCTCCACGGT gacggtgctgctgctgaaccGCTCGGAGGTGCAGAGCGAGTTCCTGTCCATCGCCCGCAGGCTGAGCTCCAGCGAGCCCCCGCGCCGCtccacgctgctgctgctcctccagcacctctACCAGGCCACCTTCGGCACCCGCTGcgacctggaggggctgcacCAGCTGCTCAAg GCCAAGCCCCTGGAGGAGCTCTCGGAGCTCTACGCCAGCGCTGCCGAGGcgcaggaggcggcggccgcCAGCCCCGACCCCGCGCTGGCCCGGGAGCGGCTCCAGGACACGCTGCGCGACATCGCCGGGGCCGCCTCCTTCCCTGCCATCTCAG GCGAGGCCCAGCCCCGCAAGCTGcacccctttcccatccccccCGCTCGCTGCTACACCTACAGCTGGGACCAGGACAACTTCG ACATCCTCAACGATGTCCTCAGCAAGGAGTGCAGCATCGCTGAGCCCCTGGCCTCAGAgaacgaggaggaggaggaggatgaggatgaggaggaggaggaagaggaggaggatgtggAGCCGGACGGCGGCTCCCCCGAGCAGGACTCGCTGCTGGCCCCGCTCTCTGCCATCTCCAGTGACTCTGTGTGCTCCGCGCTGTCCGAGGAGGGCTCCAGGCCCCCGCGGCTGTCCCTCCTCGCctcctccaaggagtccatCTCGGAGCTGACGGCGGTCTCCAGGAAGTCCCTGAAGTCCTTCGTGTCCAGCCTGAAGGACTGCATGGACAGCGGCTACGCCGAGGACAGCGACGAGAGCCCGCTGGACACGGCGGGCAGGCCGGACGGGCCGGCCAAGCAGCGGCAGTCGCTGACCGACCGGCTGTACCGCCTGCTGCGGAGCACGGGCCGGCAGCTGGggcggcaccgggaccggccgGGGCCGCGCTCTCCGCCGCTGCGGCGCGCCGAGAGCCTGTGCGCgcccccggcgccgccgcgcgtgcccgcgcgctcccgccgcgcGCTCTCGCTGCCGCAGCACGGCCCGGCCCAGCGCTGGCCCGGCCCGCTCGCCCCGCGGgcaccggggctgccccggcggccgctgcccggcggcggcggggaggcggcgggcACGCTGCGCGTGGTGGTGTTCGGCTCGGACCGCATCTCGGGCAAGCTGGCCCGCGCCTACAGCCGCCTCAG GCTGAAGGAGAGCTCCTGCCCCTCGCTGACGCGCTACTTCAGGCTGCAGTTCTTCTACGTGCCCGTGAAGAGGAGCGGCGCGGCCCCTTGCGCCCCGCAGAGCCATCAGCATCACCCCGCGCCGTCCCCGGGggagcccccggcccgcccgcaG GACCCCTCCCCGGCGgggatggagagcagcaccAACGACATCTCCCGCTACATCGGCCTGCTGGACCCCTGGTACGAGCGCAacgtgctggggctgctgaacCTGCCCATGGGCGTCCTGTGCCAG TGTGCCAAGCCCGAGGCTGAGCCCCAGGAGGACTCCCGGGAGCAGCTGCCCATCCTGGCGGACATGATCCTCTACTACTGCCGCTTCGCCACGCGCCCCGTGCCGCTGCAGCTCTACCACACCGAG CTCACCTTCATCGGGGGGGAGAAGAGGACCGAGGTCTTCATCCactccctggagctgggacacTCAGCAGCCACCAGGGCCATCAAGGCCTCAG GCCCAGGCAGCAAAAGGCTGGGAATCGATGGAGACAGGGAAGCAATCCCACTGACACTACAGATTGCATACAGCAAG acGGCTGCCAGCGGCAGGAGCCACTGGAATGACGTGGAGAAGGTCTGCACGTCCGTCAGGCTCAGCAAGGCCTGCAGGAGGCACGAGGAGCTCG CCGCGAAGACAGAATGTCTCAACCTAACCATGACCGAGGTGGTCAAGAGGCAGAACTCCAAATCCAAGAAAAGTTTCAATCAG cagatcAGCGTGTCCCAGATCAAAGTGGACAAAGCCCAGATCATCGGGGTCCAGTCCTCCTTCGCCGTGTGCCTGGACCAGGATGAGCAGAAGATCCTGCAGAGTGTGACCAG GTGTGAGATCTCCGTGTGCTACAAGCCCAGGGACTGTGACCCCCTGGCACCGAGGGGCTCCCCTGTGgctccccaggacccctccgAGTTCCAGTCCCTGCTGTGTTTGCCCATTGCCACCTTCAGTGGGGCCCTGCCCTAG
- the PIK3R5 gene encoding phosphoinositide 3-kinase regulatory subunit 5 isoform X2, translating to MKMQHTTCTEDRIHHALERCLHGLGRDAASSRWAAGLCLNCWSLQELVSRDAGNYLILVEKILGKTKEVQDKCDYDLVTPLALLFYSAVLCAPHFPPGSDLLLRAASVYHSFLTWPVPYCDTFRELLTFISNELKAPGITFQRLVRTEQGLPVRNCQSSTVTVLLLNRSEVQSEFLSIARRLSSSEPPRRSTLLLLLQHLYQATFGTRCDLEGLHQLLKAKPLEELSELYASAAEAQEAAAASPDPALARERLQDTLRDIAGAASFPAISGEAQPRKLHPFPIPPARCYTYSWDQDNFDILNDVLSKECSIAEPLASENEEEEEDEDEEEEEEEEDVEPDGGSPEQDSLLAPLSAISSDSVCSALSEEGSRPPRLSLLASSKESISELTAVSRKSLKSFVSSLKDCMDSGYAEDSDESPLDTAGRPDGPAKQRQSLTDRLYRLLRSTGRQLGRHRDRPGPRSPPLRRAESLCAPPAPPRVPARSRRALSLPQHGPAQRWPGPLAPRAPGLPRRPLPGGGGEAAGTLRVVVFGSDRISGKLARAYSRLRLKESSCPSLTRYFRLQFFYVPVKRSGAAPCAPQSHQHHPAPSPGEPPARPQDPSPAGMESSTNDISRYIGLLDPWYERNVLGLLNLPMGVLCQCAKPEAEPQEDSREQLPILADMILYYCRFATRPVPLQLYHTELTFIGGEKRTEVFIHSLELGHSAATRAIKASGPGSKRLGIDGDREAIPLTLQIAYSKTAASGRSHWNDVEKVCTSVRLSKACRRHEELAAKTECLNLTMTEVVKRQNSKSKKSFNQISVSQIKVDKAQIIGVQSSFAVCLDQDEQKILQSVTRCEISVCYKPRDCDPLAPRGSPVAPQDPSEFQSLLCLPIATFSGALP from the exons ccggGCTGTGCCTGAACTGCTggagcctgcaggagctggtgagCCGGGACGCCGGTAACTACCTCATCCTGGTGGAGAAGATCCTGGGCAAGACCAAGGAG GTGCAGGACAAGTGTGACTACGACCTGGTGAcgcccctggccctgctcttCTACTCGGCCGTGCTCTGC gCCCCTCACTTCCCACCCGGCTCTGACCTGCTCCTGAGAGCTGCCAGTGTCTACCACAGCTTCCTGACGTGGCCCGTGCCCTACTGTGACACCTTCCGGGAGCTGCTCACCTTCATCAGCAACGAGCTCAAGGCGCCAG GAATCACCTTCCAGAGGCTGGTGAGGACGGAGCAGGGGCTGCCTGTGAGGAACTGCCAGAGCTCCACGGT gacggtgctgctgctgaaccGCTCGGAGGTGCAGAGCGAGTTCCTGTCCATCGCCCGCAGGCTGAGCTCCAGCGAGCCCCCGCGCCGCtccacgctgctgctgctcctccagcacctctACCAGGCCACCTTCGGCACCCGCTGcgacctggaggggctgcacCAGCTGCTCAAg GCCAAGCCCCTGGAGGAGCTCTCGGAGCTCTACGCCAGCGCTGCCGAGGcgcaggaggcggcggccgcCAGCCCCGACCCCGCGCTGGCCCGGGAGCGGCTCCAGGACACGCTGCGCGACATCGCCGGGGCCGCCTCCTTCCCTGCCATCTCAG GCGAGGCCCAGCCCCGCAAGCTGcacccctttcccatccccccCGCTCGCTGCTACACCTACAGCTGGGACCAGGACAACTTCG ACATCCTCAACGATGTCCTCAGCAAGGAGTGCAGCATCGCTGAGCCCCTGGCCTCAGAgaacgaggaggaggaggaggatgaggatgaggaggaggaggaagaggaggaggatgtggAGCCGGACGGCGGCTCCCCCGAGCAGGACTCGCTGCTGGCCCCGCTCTCTGCCATCTCCAGTGACTCTGTGTGCTCCGCGCTGTCCGAGGAGGGCTCCAGGCCCCCGCGGCTGTCCCTCCTCGCctcctccaaggagtccatCTCGGAGCTGACGGCGGTCTCCAGGAAGTCCCTGAAGTCCTTCGTGTCCAGCCTGAAGGACTGCATGGACAGCGGCTACGCCGAGGACAGCGACGAGAGCCCGCTGGACACGGCGGGCAGGCCGGACGGGCCGGCCAAGCAGCGGCAGTCGCTGACCGACCGGCTGTACCGCCTGCTGCGGAGCACGGGCCGGCAGCTGGggcggcaccgggaccggccgGGGCCGCGCTCTCCGCCGCTGCGGCGCGCCGAGAGCCTGTGCGCgcccccggcgccgccgcgcgtgcccgcgcgctcccgccgcgcGCTCTCGCTGCCGCAGCACGGCCCGGCCCAGCGCTGGCCCGGCCCGCTCGCCCCGCGGgcaccggggctgccccggcggccgctgcccggcggcggcggggaggcggcgggcACGCTGCGCGTGGTGGTGTTCGGCTCGGACCGCATCTCGGGCAAGCTGGCCCGCGCCTACAGCCGCCTCAG GCTGAAGGAGAGCTCCTGCCCCTCGCTGACGCGCTACTTCAGGCTGCAGTTCTTCTACGTGCCCGTGAAGAGGAGCGGCGCGGCCCCTTGCGCCCCGCAGAGCCATCAGCATCACCCCGCGCCGTCCCCGGGggagcccccggcccgcccgcaG GACCCCTCCCCGGCGgggatggagagcagcaccAACGACATCTCCCGCTACATCGGCCTGCTGGACCCCTGGTACGAGCGCAacgtgctggggctgctgaacCTGCCCATGGGCGTCCTGTGCCAG TGTGCCAAGCCCGAGGCTGAGCCCCAGGAGGACTCCCGGGAGCAGCTGCCCATCCTGGCGGACATGATCCTCTACTACTGCCGCTTCGCCACGCGCCCCGTGCCGCTGCAGCTCTACCACACCGAG CTCACCTTCATCGGGGGGGAGAAGAGGACCGAGGTCTTCATCCactccctggagctgggacacTCAGCAGCCACCAGGGCCATCAAGGCCTCAG GCCCAGGCAGCAAAAGGCTGGGAATCGATGGAGACAGGGAAGCAATCCCACTGACACTACAGATTGCATACAGCAAG acGGCTGCCAGCGGCAGGAGCCACTGGAATGACGTGGAGAAGGTCTGCACGTCCGTCAGGCTCAGCAAGGCCTGCAGGAGGCACGAGGAGCTCG CCGCGAAGACAGAATGTCTCAACCTAACCATGACCGAGGTGGTCAAGAGGCAGAACTCCAAATCCAAGAAAAGTTTCAATCAG atcAGCGTGTCCCAGATCAAAGTGGACAAAGCCCAGATCATCGGGGTCCAGTCCTCCTTCGCCGTGTGCCTGGACCAGGATGAGCAGAAGATCCTGCAGAGTGTGACCAG GTGTGAGATCTCCGTGTGCTACAAGCCCAGGGACTGTGACCCCCTGGCACCGAGGGGCTCCCCTGTGgctccccaggacccctccgAGTTCCAGTCCCTGCTGTGTTTGCCCATTGCCACCTTCAGTGGGGCCCTGCCCTAG